In Dermacentor albipictus isolate Rhodes 1998 colony chromosome 6, USDA_Dalb.pri_finalv2, whole genome shotgun sequence, the following proteins share a genomic window:
- the LOC135918679 gene encoding tyrosyl-DNA phosphodiesterase 2-like: MSGETAATSGSDRPKMVDGTPGAPVSLTFITWDTNGLDRSNLRPRSEAVCSVIRAADPDVVFLQEVVLESYAAIWPAFRKDYRCLRGHYWSNSTVTMLKKATTEFKTCHMRQLKQGRVLREVATIEASFAGLPITLINAALESDHDKPKLRKKQLSSCFKKCLRHPANRTVIFGGNLGLRGHELSDVGGRPRSLVDVWEHCGRRREVRYTWEMMVNDNNSFGFSKKPQYRPDRVYLKASKLATMTPASFDLIGMERLSPLGCFPSDHWGLLCRFNVF, translated from the coding sequence ATGTCTGGGGAAACTGCGGCCACCAGCGGAAGTGACCGGCCGAAGATGGTTGATGGTACACCAGGCGCCCCAGTCTCGCTGACGTTCATCACGTGGGACACAAACGGTCTCGACCGAAGCAACCTGCGGCCGCGTAGTGAAGCCGTCTGCTCGGTAATCCGAGCCGCCGACCCGGACGTGGTCTTCCTCCAGGAAGTGGTTCTTGAAAGTTATGCAGCCATATGGCCGGCTTTTCGAAAAGACTACAGGTGCCTCCGAGGACACTACTGGAGCAACTCTACGGTCACCATGCTGAAGAAAGCCACCACAGAGTTCAAGACGTGCCACATGCGACAGCTGAAACAGGGCCGGGTGCTGCGGGAGGTGGCGACGATAGAGGCATCGTTCGCGGGCCTCCCGATCACGCTGATCAACGCGGCGCTAGAATCCGATCACGACAAGCCGAAGCTGCGTAAGAAGCAACTCTCCAGCTGTTTTAAGAAGTGTCTGAGGCACCCCGCTAACAGGACGGTCATCTTCGGCGGAAACCTCGGCCTGCGCGGACACGAGCTCAGTGACGTGGGTGGACGCCCGCGCTCCCTGGTGGACGTCTGGGAACACTGTGGCAGGCGGCGGGAAGTCCGCTACACGTGGGAAATGATGGTGAATGACAACAATTCCTTTGGCTTCAGTAAGAAGCCTCAGTACCGCCCCGACAGGGTCTACTTGAAGGCTTCTAAGCTTGCCACCATGACGCCTGCGTCGTTCGACCTGATCGGCATGGAAAGGCTAAGCCCACTAGGTTGCTTTCCCAGTGACCACTGGGGTCTGCTGTGCCGTTTTAACGTGTTCTAG